From the genome of Vicia villosa cultivar HV-30 ecotype Madison, WI linkage group LG2, Vvil1.0, whole genome shotgun sequence, one region includes:
- the LOC131650557 gene encoding small ribosomal subunit protein uS5w-like, with the protein MAERGGGDRGGFGAGFGGRGDRGRGGRRRAGGRREEEEKWVPVTKLGRLVKEGKIRSLEQIYLHSLPIKEHQIIDTLVGPTLKDEVMKIMPVQKQTRAGQRTRFKAFVVVGDNNGHVGLGVKCSKEVATAIRGAIILAKLSVIPVRRGYWGNKIGKPHTVPCKVTGKCGSVTVRMVPAPRGSGIVAARVPKKVLQFAGIDDVFTSSRGSTKTLGNFVKATFDCLLKTYGFLTPEFWKETRFSKSPFQEYTDLLAKPTGKTLILEEERVEA; encoded by the exons ATGGCAGAACGTGGTGGCGGAGATCGCGGTGGTTTCGGAGCCGGATTCGGCGGTCGTGGTGACAGAGGCCGCGGTGGTCGTAGAAGAGCTGGCGGAAGacgtgaagaagaagagaaatgggTTCCAGTGACCAAGCTAGGTCGTCTCGTGAAGGAAGGTAAGATCCGCAGCCTGGAACAGATCTACCTCCACTCTCTCCCAATCAAGGAGCACCAAATCATCGACACTCTCGTCGGTCCAACCCTCAAGGACGAAGTGATGAAAATCATGCCGGTTCAGAAACAAACCCGGGCCGGTCAGAGAACCCGGTTCAAGGCCTTTGTTGTCGTGGGTGACAACAACGGTCACGTTGGGCTTGGTGTTAAGTGCAGCAAGGAGGTTGCTACTGCTATTCGCGGTGCCATTATCTTGGCTAAGCTTTCTGTTATTCCGGTTAGGAGAGGCTATTGGGGGAACAAGATCGGAAAGCCTCACACTGTTCCTTGTAAGGTGACCGGAAAGTGTGGTTCCGTTACTGTTCGTATGGTTCCAGCTCCTCGTGGTTCTGGAATTGTGGCTGCTAGGGTTCCTAAGAAGGTTTTGCAATTTGCTGGTATTGATGATGTTTTCACCTCTTCTAGGGGTTCCACCAAAACCCTCGGAAATTTCGTCAAG GCCActtttgactgtttgttgaagACTTATGGTTTTCTGACTCCTGAATTCTGGAAGGAAACTAGGTTCTCCAAATCTCCATTCCAAGAGTACACTGATTTGTTGGCCAAGCCAACTGGAAAGACCTTGATCCTTGAAGAAGAAAGGGTAGAAGCTTGA